A region from the Drosophila ananassae strain 14024-0371.13 chromosome 2L, ASM1763931v2, whole genome shotgun sequence genome encodes:
- the LOC6500524 gene encoding luciferin 4-monooxygenase yields MAKLPCSYDAANKIWKGIPQNPAFRDDVSIGRIIFRTMRNWSSNVCQISDTDGVKVTFQQAFTWAVRIAQNLKSRGLDHNDVVGISAKNTTYIMPVAVACFFNGTPFQSANPILEESTLKHLYSISKPKVIFTDAVHYDKLYAATSDFKPEIILTTGTKEGVLSVQDLLEPTKTEIYYQPTPLKEGPKQTVAILTSSGTTGLPKAVCISNDILCQETSFVTSTDVSFVSASLDWITGLWATLFSTVNGCCRIITNKPFTPDYFTELVTKYKITYVLIPPEHCCALLEYPGATQETMSSIIKFTFGGGRMTAPTVERLKKLLVNAVLNSSYGMTEVGFMAFNYGHLKLTAAGNPLPGAQIKIVDDDGHKLGPNETGEIVVSNGFNWNGYYADPKSTKEALDEEGWFRTGDVGYFDDDQYLYMTDRKKEVLKWKGLQMWPAEVEAVIDEMPQVKRVCVIGIYEETQGDMPGALVVPEENSNLTAQQVIDYVASRLPDVQKQLRAGVQFADEIPLNANGKPVRRYARDLFVALSKK; encoded by the exons ATGGCAAAGTTACCGTGCAGCTACGATGCGGCGAACAAGATCTGGAAGGGTATCCCGCAGAACCCTGCCTTCAGGGACGACGTGTCTATTGGCCGGATCATCTTCAGGACGATGAGAAACTGGTCCAGCAATGTCTGCCAG ATTTCGGACACCGACGGCGTGAAGGTCACTTTTCAGCAGGCTTTCACCTGGGCCGTTCGCATTGCCCAGAACCTGAAGAGTCGTGGTTTAGACCACAACGATGTCGTTGGCATCTCGGCCAAGAACACCACCTACATCATGCCGGTTGCCGTGGCCTGTTTCTTCAACGGAACTCCATTCCAGTCGGCCAATCCGATCCTTGAAGAAT CTACATTAAAGCACTTGTATAGCATTTCCAAGCCAAAAGTAATTTTTACCGATGCTGTGCACTACGACAAGTTGTATGCAGCCACCAGTGACTTCAAGCCGGAGATTATCCTGACCACTGGCACCAAGGAGGGCGTTCTCAGTGTCCAGGATCTGCTGGAGCCTACCAAAACGGAGATCTACTATCA GCCAACTCCTTTGAAGGAAGGACCCAAGCAAACGGTGGCCATCCTCACATCATCCGGCACCACAGGGCTGCCCAAGGCCGTGTGCATCTCCAACGATATTCTCTGCCAAGAGACATC CTTTGTCACCTCAACGGACGTCTCCTTCGTCTCAGCCAGCTTGGACTGGATCACGGGTCTGTGGGCCACGCTTTTCAGCACTGTGAACGGTTGCTGCCGGATCATCACCAACAAGCCCTTCACTCCCGACTATTTCACCGAGCTGGTGACCAAGTACAAGATTACGTACGTCCTCATCCCACCGGAGCACTGCTGTGCGCTGCTCGAGTATCCGGGCGCCACCCAGGAGACCATGTCCAGTATCATTAAGTTCACCTTCGGTGGTGGCCGGATGACCGCCCCCACCGTTGAGCGCCTCAAGAAGCTGCTGGTGAACGCGGTGCTGAACTCGTCTTACGGCATGACCGAGGTGGGTTTCATGGCGTTCAACTACGGACATCTGAAGCTGACAGCTGCTGGCAACCCGCTTCCCGGTGCTCAGATCAAAATTGTGGACGATGACGGTCACAAACTGGGACCCAACGAAACCGGTGAGATCGTGGTGAGCAACGGCTTTAACTGGAACGGTTACTATGCGGACCCCAAGTCCACCAAGGAGGCTCTGGACGAAGAGGGTTGGTTCCGCACTGGTGACGTGGGGTACTTTGACGATGACCAGTACTTGTACATGACCGACCGCAAGAAGGAGGTACTCAAGTGGAAGGGTCTGCAGATGTGGCCCGCCGAGGTGGAGGCTGTGATTGACGAGATGCCCCAAGTGAAGCGCGTCTGCGTTATCGGAATCTATGAGGAGACCCAGGGTGATATGCCAGGAGCTCTGGTCGTGCCGGAGGAGAACAGCAACCTCACTGCCCAGCAGGTCATCGACTATGTGGCCAGTCGGCTGCCCGATGTCCAGAAGCAGCTCCGTGCCGGAGTCCAGTTTGCGGATGAGATTCCTCTGAACGCCAATGGCAAGCCAGTCCGTCGTTACGCCCGGGATCTCTTCGTTGCCCTCTCTAAGAAATGA